In one Nitrososphaera viennensis EN76 genomic region, the following are encoded:
- the alaS gene encoding alanine--tRNA ligase produces MGKKELAAMFSQNPDRYYKVALFDQMGFQRRQCNLCGKHFWTLAADRQSCPDHENYGFIGRPPTSKRLDYVSAWKETEKFFAKNGHEIVRRYPVVCRWRDDLYFTIASIVDFQRVMNSQVVFELPANPLVVPQMCLRFNDIENVGLSGRHYTGFCMIGQTCNADAPGGYWKDRCIELDYGMLTRGLGIKPEEVTFVEDVWMGAGAFGYSLEYFVRGLELGNAVFTEFEGDENNYRVMPNKIIDMGAGLERFSWVTMGTPTSYDCCFGPVVDKMLDMTGTDRNAEFLSNYFGAVASKLETTGGNVKELKAILAREMGLSYDQLARMVAPHEAVYTVADHVRTLLFAISDGALPSNVGGGYNLRVILRRALSILERLNWNNVKLEDVADIQIDYLGQMYPELEEHRQDVRTILGLESGRYTGSRERMNGIVASLKKAKKSSGELEVSDLIRMYESDGITPDFLVEQGVISSVPSTFYTKLAELHTSVAGGGTEKAKPVRGLEGLPATELLYYEDESIREFDAKVLKVVDNGKYVVLDRTAFYPRGGGQEPDTGEISGAKVVEVTKQADIVVHRIEDGGKLLHEGQAVKGIVNGRRRDMVTKHHTATHVINSSARNNLGSWVWQNSAFKEESYGRLDITHHSALSKEEVQKIEQTANIAVRKNLPVDIRFYDRGDAEQKYSFRIYQGGVVPSNNVRIVNIDNWDIEACGGTHVRRTGEIGLIKIVKSERIQDGVVRLEFVAGEAAVNYMQSQETQLSTIAQALGSSREKVLESFTKAMDDAESAKKKLRIMLRTVAETMAKSVSEQAKNLGDVKLYSTYDEELDEDYHIAVGEKAIEIDPSLVYVALVAKGAGMRVIVFAGEKASKRARAGAIARQVSAKLGGSGGGDDRFGQGGGRLKEKIKEALLSAEEMVVAAKKAS; encoded by the coding sequence TTGGGCAAGAAAGAACTCGCCGCAATGTTTTCGCAAAACCCTGACCGCTATTACAAGGTCGCGCTGTTCGACCAGATGGGGTTCCAGCGCAGGCAGTGCAACCTCTGCGGCAAGCATTTCTGGACGCTGGCCGCTGACAGGCAGTCTTGCCCCGACCATGAAAATTACGGCTTTATCGGCAGGCCTCCGACCAGCAAGCGCCTCGACTATGTCAGCGCGTGGAAGGAGACGGAGAAATTCTTTGCAAAAAACGGCCACGAGATAGTGAGGCGCTATCCCGTCGTGTGCAGGTGGCGCGACGACCTTTACTTCACGATAGCGTCGATAGTTGATTTCCAGCGCGTCATGAACAGCCAGGTCGTGTTTGAACTGCCGGCAAACCCGCTTGTGGTGCCGCAGATGTGCCTGCGCTTCAACGACATTGAAAACGTCGGGCTTTCCGGCCGCCATTACACGGGCTTTTGCATGATAGGCCAGACCTGCAACGCGGACGCGCCAGGCGGCTACTGGAAGGACCGCTGCATCGAGCTTGACTATGGCATGCTCACCCGGGGCCTCGGCATAAAGCCGGAGGAGGTAACGTTTGTCGAGGACGTGTGGATGGGCGCCGGCGCGTTTGGCTACTCGCTTGAATATTTCGTCCGCGGCCTTGAGCTTGGCAACGCCGTGTTTACCGAGTTTGAGGGCGACGAGAACAACTACCGCGTCATGCCAAACAAGATAATAGACATGGGCGCCGGCCTTGAGCGCTTTTCTTGGGTGACAATGGGGACTCCAACAAGCTATGACTGCTGCTTTGGGCCTGTCGTCGACAAAATGCTGGACATGACAGGCACAGACCGCAACGCGGAATTCCTGTCAAACTACTTTGGCGCAGTCGCTTCAAAACTTGAAACGACGGGGGGAAACGTCAAGGAACTAAAGGCGATCCTTGCCCGCGAGATGGGCCTCTCTTACGACCAGCTCGCCAGGATGGTCGCCCCGCACGAGGCCGTGTACACGGTCGCAGACCACGTGCGCACGCTGCTCTTTGCAATATCCGACGGCGCGCTCCCGTCAAACGTGGGCGGGGGATACAACCTGCGCGTCATCCTGAGAAGGGCGCTGTCGATACTGGAGCGCCTGAACTGGAACAACGTCAAGCTAGAAGACGTCGCCGACATCCAGATAGACTACCTTGGGCAGATGTATCCTGAGCTTGAGGAGCACCGGCAGGACGTGCGCACAATCCTCGGGCTAGAGTCCGGCCGGTACACCGGCTCGCGCGAGCGCATGAACGGCATAGTGGCGTCGCTGAAGAAGGCCAAGAAATCATCCGGCGAGCTTGAAGTCTCTGACCTCATCAGGATGTACGAGTCTGACGGGATAACGCCCGACTTCCTCGTGGAGCAGGGAGTCATTTCAAGCGTGCCGTCCACGTTCTACACGAAACTTGCAGAACTGCACACGAGCGTCGCCGGCGGCGGGACGGAGAAGGCCAAGCCGGTGCGCGGCCTTGAAGGCCTGCCTGCCACGGAACTCCTCTACTACGAAGACGAGTCGATACGCGAGTTTGACGCCAAGGTGCTCAAGGTGGTCGACAACGGCAAGTACGTCGTGCTTGACAGGACCGCATTCTACCCGCGGGGAGGCGGGCAGGAGCCGGACACGGGCGAGATTTCCGGCGCCAAGGTTGTTGAGGTGACAAAGCAGGCAGACATTGTGGTCCACAGGATAGAAGATGGCGGCAAGCTGCTGCATGAAGGGCAGGCCGTGAAAGGCATCGTGAACGGACGCAGGCGCGACATGGTGACCAAGCACCACACCGCGACGCATGTCATCAACTCGTCTGCAAGGAACAACCTCGGCTCGTGGGTGTGGCAGAACTCTGCCTTCAAGGAGGAGAGCTATGGCAGGCTCGACATCACGCACCACTCGGCGCTGTCAAAGGAGGAGGTGCAAAAGATAGAGCAGACCGCAAACATTGCCGTGCGCAAGAACCTTCCTGTCGACATCAGGTTCTACGACAGGGGGGACGCCGAGCAGAAGTACAGTTTTCGTATCTACCAGGGCGGAGTGGTGCCGTCAAACAACGTGCGCATCGTCAACATCGACAACTGGGACATCGAGGCGTGCGGCGGGACGCACGTCAGGCGCACGGGCGAAATCGGGCTGATAAAGATCGTAAAATCCGAGAGGATCCAGGACGGCGTCGTGCGCCTTGAATTCGTTGCAGGCGAGGCAGCGGTCAACTACATGCAAAGCCAGGAAACCCAGCTGTCGACTATAGCGCAGGCGCTTGGCTCAAGCAGGGAAAAGGTGCTTGAATCGTTCACAAAGGCGATGGACGACGCGGAATCGGCAAAGAAAAAGCTGCGCATCATGCTTCGCACCGTCGCAGAGACGATGGCAAAGAGCGTGTCAGAGCAGGCGAAGAACCTCGGAGACGTCAAGCTGTACAGCACGTACGACGAAGAGCTGGACGAGGACTACCACATCGCGGTGGGGGAAAAGGCAATCGAGATTGACCCGTCGCTCGTGTACGTGGCCCTGGTGGCAAAAGGCGCCGGTATGAGGGTAATCGTGTTCGCAGGCGAAAAGGCAAGCAAGCGCGCAAGAGCCGGCGCCATAGCCAGGCAGGTATCGGCCAAGCTCGGAGGCTCTGGAGGCGGGGACGACCGCTTTGGGCAGGGCGGCGGCCGGCTGAAGGAAAAGATCAAAGAGGCTCTTCTATCTGCAGAAGAGATGGTAGTAGCGGCAAAGAAGGCGTCGTGA
- the trxA gene encoding thioredoxin, giving the protein METTSNNVLHVNTKTWDSEVIKSELPVFVDFWAEWCGPCRMVGPAVEQIAKVMAGKVKVAKLNVDENQEIAMKYGVQSIPSLIIFKGGKEIGRTIGAMPKESYMKFIESTLAKA; this is encoded by the coding sequence ATGGAAACCACAAGCAACAATGTCTTGCACGTCAACACAAAGACATGGGATTCTGAAGTAATCAAGTCCGAGCTCCCAGTTTTCGTCGACTTTTGGGCAGAGTGGTGCGGACCGTGCAGGATGGTCGGCCCCGCGGTGGAGCAGATAGCCAAGGTGATGGCCGGCAAGGTCAAGGTCGCCAAACTGAACGTGGACGAAAACCAGGAGATAGCGATGAAGTACGGCGTCCAGTCTATTCCGTCGCTCATCATCTTCAAGGGCGGCAAGGAGATAGGCCGGACCATCGGCGCGATGCCAAAAGAGTCGTACATGAAGTTCATCGAAAGCACGCTTGCAAAGGCATGA
- a CDS encoding Lrp/AsnC family transcriptional regulator: MRILSELTRDASISVPRLSKKLNINASVLYSRIKRLSKRSLVKKFTVVVNESMLGINVKATVGINRDPKLKEPIHGELLKIPEVRSVSEVTGRFDMIVTVSAHTLEELHNVVIERIGKIEGIQNTETFVEMQRTEKEPLYTTQSAGISR; the protein is encoded by the coding sequence ATGAGGATTTTGTCCGAACTCACAAGGGACGCAAGCATATCGGTCCCGCGCCTTTCCAAAAAGCTGAACATAAACGCATCCGTACTGTACAGCAGGATAAAGCGCCTGTCCAAGCGCAGCCTTGTCAAGAAATTCACGGTCGTCGTAAACGAAAGCATGCTTGGCATAAACGTCAAGGCGACAGTCGGCATAAACCGTGACCCCAAGCTGAAAGAGCCTATCCACGGCGAATTGCTAAAGATCCCGGAGGTAAGGTCCGTGTCCGAGGTGACCGGCAGGTTCGACATGATAGTGACCGTGAGCGCGCACACGCTTGAAGAGCTGCACAACGTGGTCATCGAGCGCATCGGCAAGATAGAGGGCATACAGAATACCGAGACTTTTGTCGAGATGCAGCGCACCGAGAAGGAGCCACTCTATACAACGCAGTCTGCAGGAATATCCCGCTAG
- a CDS encoding plastocyanin/azurin family copper-binding protein has translation MQRRPLLMLLLVASFFFFFFVLAMPSASSSPVWAHSQEHGSHNNNDSCRDDNVPPSVSITLPADGYVLAGALKRTAVIDVAGVANDDGDDGCGVKKVKVQVQDSKTGRVVKPFRTAEPGQDGWSSWEYDFKVRHEGEYRITAQATDRAGNSSVDSVVLRVKSGAADSTPPEVAITAPLNGTVFLRQSAPETTFFVNGTAFDASGIGRVEVSLKNATTPATIIFDYQLATPKAPGDWSEWSYVMTIERIGDCVISARAFDSVGLEAETLIAVSDIRQTTIDILPGASIRGNPAFKPAFLIVGAGDTVTWTNRDSTSHIVTSGDPRIAEPDMVFKSGLISPGEVFSATINNPGNYQYFCAIHPYMTGEVVVE, from the coding sequence TTGCAAAGGAGGCCCCTCCTGATGCTGCTGCTTGTTGCAAGCTTTTTCTTCTTCTTCTTTGTTCTTGCAATGCCTTCTGCCTCGTCTTCTCCTGTTTGGGCCCATTCGCAAGAACACGGCTCGCACAACAATAATGATTCTTGCAGAGACGACAACGTGCCGCCGAGCGTAAGCATCACGCTGCCGGCGGACGGCTACGTATTGGCAGGCGCTTTGAAGAGAACAGCAGTCATAGACGTTGCTGGCGTCGCCAATGACGACGGGGACGACGGCTGCGGCGTAAAGAAGGTCAAAGTCCAGGTGCAGGACAGCAAGACGGGTCGCGTGGTCAAGCCGTTCAGGACGGCAGAGCCTGGGCAGGACGGCTGGTCCTCCTGGGAATACGACTTTAAGGTCCGCCATGAAGGCGAATACAGGATAACAGCACAGGCGACCGACCGCGCAGGAAATTCCAGCGTCGACTCTGTCGTGCTAAGAGTAAAGTCAGGGGCCGCCGACAGCACGCCACCCGAGGTTGCGATCACCGCGCCCCTCAACGGGACGGTTTTTCTCCGGCAGTCCGCGCCAGAGACCACGTTTTTTGTCAATGGAACCGCTTTTGACGCAAGCGGAATTGGCAGGGTCGAGGTGAGCCTGAAAAACGCGACCACTCCTGCCACAATCATCTTTGATTACCAGCTTGCGACGCCAAAGGCGCCGGGCGACTGGTCAGAGTGGTCTTATGTCATGACAATCGAAAGAATAGGAGACTGTGTTATCTCTGCCCGGGCGTTTGACAGTGTCGGGCTTGAGGCAGAGACTTTGATAGCTGTCAGCGACATACGGCAGACCACAATCGACATACTGCCAGGCGCATCGATCCGCGGCAACCCCGCATTCAAGCCCGCTTTTCTGATCGTCGGGGCAGGCGACACCGTCACCTGGACCAACAGGGACTCTACGTCCCACATAGTCACGTCAGGCGATCCGCGCATCGCCGAGCCTGACATGGTATTCAAGTCTGGCCTGATTTCGCCGGGCGAGGTTTTCAGCGCCACGATCAACAACCCCGGCAACTACCAGTACTTTTGCGCCATACACCCGTACATGACGGGAGAAGTCGTCGTGGAGTAA
- the leuS gene encoding leucine--tRNA ligase, whose protein sequence is MSSITDWRAIEEKWIKRWDEQKLFQADPDPSRKKYFVTVAYPYPNSPQHIGHGRTYTLADAHARYMRMKGYNVLFPMGFHYTGTPILGMSRRVAAGDKDLLDTFHNIYKLADDVIATFVEPVKIASYFHNEIKQGMKEMGYSMDWRREFTTIDRIYSKFISWQFRTLQKKGLIVQGSHPVGWCPNDQNPVSQHDTMGDVEPDFTEYVLVKFAHDGLVVPAATLRPETLFGVTNMWVNPDVEYVEAKVDGERWVVSREAARKLEFLNHAVEIAKTIKGSEMVGWQLTNPLNNARVPMYPASFVEADSGTGIVMSVPAHAPYDYQALADLKNDTATQQKYGIAAVVEPVKIIESEGYSGIPAAEAIANVPANSSGDRLEKATSDLYSHEFYKGRMMMQNTGKYAGKPVSVAKEELKAEIASSGLASVMYELTNKPVRCRCGAECVVKLLNDQWFLNYGDKEWKALAHECIQKMDIVPQDIRQEFDYVVDWLRERACARKSGLGTKLPWDPEWIIESLSDSVIYMAYYTIAKYVNDKTIPDTETISDSFFDYVLFGQGDAEAVARESGVPAIEKIRAEFKYFYPVDSRHSGRDLVPNHLSFFIFNHVAIFDRDNWPRQIVVNGSVLMEGKKMSKSLGNIIPLRAAIREHGADTIRLAMLVSAEILQDADFSFDTARGIKSKLAGVLEMAERVKDAAAAHAQAEQVEDRWLASRLVRTAAQTAESMDRLRVREAIHHILYALEQDLQWYDRRVRAKGRENSPAVMSALKEYVRAQVQMLAPFAPFTAEEVWERLGSKEMVTEAGWPSADQSKLDIMAEESEFLVQGLIADIANIVKVTKIAPRKIVVYASAGWKSHAYKTVLENIAAGRTNFGDMMKQLIASPETSRVKSDPNLVKKMQDDILSTPLEARSRRATLAGFDEVSAIKDAAGLLGKEFNGAEVLVYSEDDASKYDPKAKARFARPFKPAVYME, encoded by the coding sequence ATGAGCAGCATTACTGACTGGCGCGCAATAGAGGAAAAATGGATCAAGAGGTGGGATGAGCAGAAACTCTTCCAGGCAGACCCAGACCCTTCAAGGAAAAAGTATTTCGTCACCGTCGCCTACCCGTACCCGAACTCGCCCCAGCACATCGGGCACGGCCGCACCTACACGCTTGCAGACGCGCACGCCCGCTACATGCGCATGAAAGGCTACAACGTGCTCTTCCCGATGGGCTTTCATTATACAGGCACCCCGATCCTTGGCATGTCGCGAAGAGTGGCGGCCGGCGACAAGGACCTGCTTGACACCTTCCACAATATTTACAAATTAGCTGACGATGTCATCGCCACGTTTGTCGAGCCGGTGAAGATAGCAAGCTACTTCCACAACGAGATCAAGCAGGGCATGAAGGAGATGGGCTACTCGATGGACTGGCGCCGCGAATTCACCACCATCGACAGGATATACTCCAAGTTCATCTCGTGGCAGTTCCGCACGCTCCAGAAGAAAGGGTTGATAGTGCAGGGGTCGCATCCCGTGGGCTGGTGCCCCAACGACCAGAACCCCGTTAGCCAGCACGACACGATGGGCGACGTCGAGCCGGATTTCACCGAATACGTGCTGGTCAAGTTTGCGCATGACGGGCTGGTGGTGCCTGCGGCGACTCTCCGGCCGGAGACGCTGTTTGGCGTCACCAACATGTGGGTCAACCCAGACGTCGAGTACGTCGAGGCCAAGGTGGACGGCGAGCGCTGGGTGGTGAGCAGGGAAGCCGCGCGCAAGCTGGAATTTCTAAACCATGCAGTCGAGATAGCAAAAACAATCAAGGGGAGCGAGATGGTCGGATGGCAGCTGACAAACCCGCTCAACAATGCCAGGGTGCCGATGTACCCCGCGTCGTTCGTGGAGGCCGACAGCGGGACGGGGATAGTGATGTCCGTCCCTGCGCACGCGCCGTACGACTACCAGGCCCTTGCAGACCTGAAAAACGACACGGCGACGCAGCAAAAATACGGCATAGCCGCAGTTGTCGAGCCGGTAAAGATAATCGAGTCAGAGGGCTACTCTGGAATTCCAGCAGCTGAAGCAATAGCCAACGTTCCTGCAAACAGTAGTGGCGACAGGCTGGAAAAGGCGACAAGCGACCTCTACTCGCACGAGTTCTACAAGGGCAGGATGATGATGCAGAATACCGGCAAGTACGCCGGCAAGCCAGTCTCTGTGGCAAAGGAGGAGCTGAAAGCCGAGATCGCCTCTTCCGGCCTGGCTTCTGTCATGTACGAGCTGACGAACAAGCCTGTGAGATGCAGGTGCGGAGCCGAGTGCGTAGTCAAGCTGTTAAACGACCAGTGGTTCCTCAACTATGGCGACAAGGAATGGAAGGCCCTTGCGCACGAGTGCATCCAGAAAATGGACATCGTGCCGCAGGACATCCGCCAGGAATTCGACTATGTAGTCGACTGGCTGCGCGAAAGGGCGTGCGCCAGAAAGTCCGGCCTTGGCACGAAACTGCCGTGGGACCCTGAATGGATAATCGAAAGCCTGTCGGACTCTGTAATCTACATGGCCTATTACACGATTGCCAAGTACGTCAACGACAAGACCATACCGGACACCGAAACAATCTCTGACTCGTTCTTTGACTATGTGCTCTTTGGGCAGGGCGACGCAGAGGCAGTCGCCCGGGAATCGGGCGTGCCTGCAATAGAAAAGATACGCGCAGAATTCAAGTACTTTTACCCGGTCGACTCGCGCCATTCAGGACGCGACCTAGTGCCAAACCACCTGTCGTTTTTCATATTCAACCACGTCGCCATCTTTGACCGCGACAACTGGCCTAGGCAGATCGTAGTCAACGGCTCGGTTCTCATGGAAGGGAAAAAGATGAGCAAGTCGCTTGGCAACATCATCCCGCTTCGCGCGGCAATACGGGAGCACGGGGCTGACACCATCCGCCTTGCGATGCTAGTCTCGGCAGAGATACTGCAGGACGCAGACTTTTCCTTTGACACTGCAAGGGGGATAAAGTCCAAGCTCGCAGGCGTCCTTGAGATGGCCGAGAGGGTAAAGGATGCTGCTGCCGCCCATGCGCAGGCAGAACAGGTGGAAGACAGGTGGCTTGCAAGCAGGCTTGTGCGCACCGCCGCGCAGACGGCCGAGTCGATGGACCGGCTGCGCGTAAGGGAAGCAATACACCACATACTCTACGCGCTGGAGCAGGACCTGCAGTGGTACGACAGGCGCGTGCGCGCAAAGGGGCGTGAAAACTCGCCGGCAGTCATGTCTGCGTTGAAAGAGTACGTCAGGGCGCAGGTGCAGATGCTTGCGCCATTTGCGCCGTTTACTGCAGAGGAGGTGTGGGAACGCCTTGGCAGCAAGGAGATGGTAACTGAGGCAGGATGGCCGTCAGCAGACCAAAGCAAGCTCGACATCATGGCAGAAGAATCCGAATTTCTTGTGCAGGGCCTGATTGCCGACATTGCCAACATCGTCAAGGTGACAAAAATCGCGCCCAGAAAAATCGTGGTCTATGCCTCGGCCGGCTGGAAAAGCCATGCCTACAAAACCGTGCTTGAAAACATCGCTGCCGGCAGGACGAACTTTGGCGACATGATGAAGCAGCTGATCGCAAGCCCTGAAACATCCAGGGTAAAGTCGGACCCGAACCTTGTCAAAAAGATGCAGGACGACATACTCTCGACGCCGCTTGAGGCGCGCAGCAGGCGCGCAACGCTGGCAGGCTTTGACGAAGTCTCTGCGATCAAGGACGCGGCTGGACTGCTTGGCAAAGAGTTCAACGGCGCAGAGGTGCTCGTCTACTCTGAAGACGACGCTTCAAAATACGATCCAAAGGCCAAGGCCAGGTTTGCAAGGCCGTTCAAGCCGGCAGTGTACATGGAATAA
- a CDS encoding response regulator, which yields MAALGEEIAGSFSFDVTKRMLNALEASGPINRTNLAQKTGLNYNVCLRYIKMLSVLGWIEMCSSAKGDCVSITEVGRQVSAKLLDTSTSTIAAAYNTGGGRAARGLQGEEKEGRQQQQQPQPSGHALSGGEEKVKRFAQTSSSLAAGAKSKSRNIMIVDDEPDIAVTYQYFLASEGYNVEAFSDAYSALREFTRHSSYYDLIILDIRMPGLNGLQLYQSLKGMNPSCKVIFISALDAAREMVSILPGVTADDIMKKPVDKKSFLRKINEIFS from the coding sequence ATGGCCGCGCTGGGAGAAGAGATTGCAGGCTCGTTTTCTTTTGACGTGACAAAGAGGATGCTCAACGCACTGGAAGCAAGCGGGCCGATAAACAGGACCAATCTTGCCCAAAAAACAGGGTTGAACTACAACGTTTGTTTGAGGTATATCAAGATGCTGAGCGTGCTTGGGTGGATAGAAATGTGCTCTTCTGCCAAAGGCGATTGCGTTTCCATCACCGAAGTCGGAAGGCAGGTCAGCGCCAAATTGCTGGACACCTCCACAAGCACAATAGCAGCCGCCTACAATACGGGTGGCGGGCGGGCCGCCAGGGGTCTTCAAGGTGAAGAGAAAGAGGGACGGCAACAGCAACAACAACCGCAGCCGTCCGGCCACGCTCTGTCTGGAGGGGAAGAAAAGGTCAAGAGGTTTGCTCAAACCAGCAGCAGCCTGGCCGCTGGTGCCAAAAGCAAATCGCGTAACATCATGATAGTGGATGACGAACCCGATATAGCCGTGACCTACCAGTACTTTCTGGCATCGGAAGGCTACAACGTGGAAGCATTTTCAGACGCATACAGCGCGCTGCGTGAATTTACAAGACACTCTTCCTACTACGACCTCATAATCCTTGACATAAGGATGCCCGGGCTTAATGGGCTCCAGTTATACCAGAGCCTCAAGGGCATGAATCCTTCCTGCAAAGTCATTTTCATATCTGCCCTTGACGCCGCAAGGGAGATGGTCAGCATCCTGCCAGGGGTCACTGCAGACGACATCATGAAAAAGCCGGTCGACAAAAAGTCATTCTTGAGAAAAATCAACGAAATCTTTAGCTAG
- a CDS encoding HNH endonuclease: MSFFGPPGGTGPSFDPKKYGTLTMAIRQTVLERARNRCQKCSTKFSPSVEPRFEHINGSKKDNRPQNLRALCPNCYKAVEERENKKKGVLGGLRKALDKVPVDFKK, translated from the coding sequence GTGTCGTTTTTCGGACCGCCGGGCGGTACAGGCCCGAGCTTTGATCCCAAAAAGTACGGGACTCTGACGATGGCCATCAGGCAGACCGTCCTTGAAAGGGCGCGCAACCGCTGCCAGAAATGCTCTACAAAATTCAGCCCGTCAGTCGAGCCGCGCTTTGAGCACATCAACGGCAGCAAGAAGGACAACAGGCCGCAGAACCTGCGCGCGCTGTGCCCGAACTGCTACAAGGCAGTCGAGGAGCGCGAGAACAAGAAAAAGGGAGTCCTTGGCGGCCTGCGCAAGGCGCTTGACAAGGTCCCGGTGGATTTCAAGAAATAA
- a CDS encoding winged helix-turn-helix transcriptional regulator: protein MMAHSAKWELIYMLAQTYALDMLEAVSKKPMRFTDLESNSPNERTRSQRLKDLEDAGLITTISLKTNKRYFVHYTATNKGRQVLQKARELADLA, encoded by the coding sequence ATGATGGCGCATTCGGCCAAGTGGGAGCTGATATACATGCTTGCCCAGACGTATGCGCTGGACATGCTCGAAGCGGTGAGCAAAAAGCCGATGCGGTTTACCGACCTTGAAAGCAACAGCCCAAACGAGAGGACCAGGTCCCAGCGGCTCAAGGACCTTGAAGACGCTGGCCTGATAACGACCATAAGCCTAAAGACAAACAAGCGCTACTTTGTCCACTATACTGCCACAAACAAGGGCAGGCAGGTTCTGCAAAAGGCAAGAGAGCTTGCAGATCTGGCCTAG